One segment of Triticum aestivum cultivar Chinese Spring chromosome 2A, IWGSC CS RefSeq v2.1, whole genome shotgun sequence DNA contains the following:
- the LOC123189450 gene encoding probable inactive receptor kinase RLK902 encodes MPPPVAAALVMLLAVALGAARAADDLASDTAALQAFIAPFGSASVSWNASRQTCSWTGVVCSGGRVTGLHLPGDGLRGSVPVGALGGLTRLTVLSLRFNALSGPLPADLASCVKLRVINLQSNHFSGELPAAILSLPALTQLNLAENRLSGRIPPAIAKSGKLQLLFLEGNLFTKELPNVDMPSLLSFNVSFNDLTGEVPKGFGGMPATSFLGTTLCGKPLPPCRTPSTQPPSQPPTVAPEAAAAGNGHGRGRRHLAGGAIAGIVIGCALGFLLIAAVLVLACGALRRKPRRTYRSQDAVAAELALHSKEAMSPNSYTPRVSDARPPPPALMPPPVAPVSVGRKKLFFFGRVPRPYDLEDLLRASAEVLGKGTYGTTYKAALETAPAVAVKRLKETSLPEREFRDKIAAIGGLDHPNVVPLQAYYFSKDERLMVYEFVATGSLSSMLHGNRGAGRSPLSWESRRRIALASARGLEYIHATGSKVAHGNIKSSNILLGRSVDARVADHGLASLVGPAGAPSMRVAGYRAPEVVADPRRLSQKADVYSFGVLLLEMLTGKAPTNAALHDEGVDLPRWARSVVREEWTSEVFDTELLRQPGAEEEMVEMLRLAMDCTVPVPDQRPAMPEIVVRIDELAAPGSASSMARPGRSISVDEADDRPLKPAGSIRES; translated from the exons ATGCCTCCGCCGGTAGCCGCCGCGCTGGTGATGCTGCTCGCCGTGGCCTTGGGCGCGGCGCGCGCCGCCGACGACCTAGCGTCCGACACCGCGGCGCTGCAGGCCTTCATCGCGCCATTCGGGTCGGCGTCCGTGTCCTGGAACGCGTCCCGGCAGACGTGCTCCTGGACCGGCGTCGTCTGCTCCGGCGGCCGCGTCACGGGGCTCCACCTGCCCGGGGACGGCCTCCGCGGCTCCGTCCCCGTCGGCGCGCTCGGCGGCCTCACCAGGCTCACCGTGCTCTCGCTGCGCTTCAACGCGCTCTCCGGCCCGCTGCCGGCCGACCTGGCCTCCTGCGTCAAGCTGCGGGTCATCAACCTGCAGTCCAACCACTTCTCCGGTGAGCTCCCGGCCGCGATTCTCTCCCTCCCGGCGTTGACGCAGCTAAACCTCGCTGAGAACCGGCTCTCCGGGAGAATACCGCCCGCCATTGCCAAGAGCGGGAAGCTGCAGCTGCTCTTCTTGGAGGGCAACCTCTTCACCAAAGAGCTGCCCAACGTCGACATGCCATCCCTCTTGTCTTTTAACGTCTCCTTCAACGACCTCACCGGCGAGGTTCCCAAAGGCTTCGGCGGCATGCCCGCCACGTCTTTCCTCGGCACGACACTGTGTGGCAAGCCCCTCCCGCCGTGTCGAACACCATCTACCCAACCACCGTCCCAGCCTCCCACGGTTGCCCCCGAAGCCGCGGCCGCGGGAAACGGCCACGGGCGGGGCCGGCGACACCTCGCGGGCGGTGCCATCGCGGGCATTGTGATCGGCTGCGCTTTGGGCTTCCTGCTTATCGCCGCCGTTCTGGTCCTTGCCTGTGGCGCCCTGCGCCGGAAGCCAAGAAGAACCTACCGCAGCCAGGACGCCGTCGCGGCGGAGCTGGCCCTGCACAGCAAGGAGGCGATGAGCCCGAATAGCTACACTCCACGGGTCTCCGACGCGCGGCCGCCACCGCCCGCATTAATGCCGCCTCCGGTCGCCCCCGTCTCCGTGGGGCGGAAGAAGCTTTTCTTCTTCGGGAGGGTGCCGAGGCCGTACGATCTGGAGGACCTGCTCCGCGCGTCCGCCGAGGTTCTTGGCAAGGGCACGTACGGTACCACGTACAAGgccgcgctggagacggcgccggCGGTGGCAGTGAAGCGTCTCAAGGAGACGTCGCTGCCGGAGCGCGAGTTCCGGGACAAGATCGCGGCTATCGGTGGGTTGGACCATCCTAACGTCGTGCCACTGCAGGCCTACTACTTCAGCAAGGACGAGCGGCTCATGGTGTACGAGTTCGTCGCCACGGGCAGCCTCTCCTCGATGCTTCACG GCAACCGTGGCGCCGGGCGATCGCCGCTGAGCTGGGAGTCGAGGAGGCGGATCGCGCTGGCCTCGGCGCGCGGCCTGGAGTACATCCACGCGACGGGCTCCAAGGTGGCGCACGGCAACATCAAGTCGTCCAACATACTCCTCGGGCGGTCGGTGGACGCGCGCGTGGCGGACCACGGCCTGGCGAGCCTCGTCGGCCCGGCCGGCGCGCCGTCGATGCGCGTGGCGGGGTACCGCGCCCCCGAGGTGGTCGCCGACCCGCGGCGGCTGTCGCAGAAGGCGGACGTGTACAGCTTCGGGGTGCTGCTGCTGGAGATGCTGACGGGGAAGGCGCCGACGAACGCCGCGCTGCACGACGAGGGCGTGGACCTCCCGCGGTGGGCGCGGTCCGTGGTGCGCGAGGAGTGGACGTCCGAGGTGTTCGACACGGAGCTGCTGAGGCAGCCGGGCGCGGAGGAGGAGATGGTGGAGATGCTGCGGCTGGCCATGGACTGCACCGTGCCGGTGCCCGACCAGCGGCCGGCGATGCCGGAGATCGTCGTGCGCATCGACGAGCTCGCCGCCCCGGGgtcggcgtcgtccatggcacggCCTGGCCGGAGCATCTCGGTCGACGAGGCCGACGACCGGCCGCTCAAGCCGGCCGGGTCGATCCGAGAGAGCTGA